Proteins encoded by one window of Lepeophtheirus salmonis chromosome 3, UVic_Lsal_1.4, whole genome shotgun sequence:
- the LOC121114622 gene encoding cilia- and flagella-associated protein 299 encodes MNKNCTFIETLFLPSTSSSFEEVEEKGEIKEEEQFLRARTSRGFLLLFLHNCVGYSLNNNYLSWILKDKKMFSFNPDVLLGEDGHEEDEEGSIHDFDRMFDDEEVDKYATYEEYLDSLVSEEDHRYLEDEDMARIIAELGYRSSGDTLSREGFNKLKYQLEESRNLISRKKNKAIESEIVAQNNESESGNESSFLKALKTRAPLIQTGKLLSIIFMRTIKPKKSKCGNYEYKIEISGHIDLAERQLSENWVPYLTGEKILLPKNNSLTYFHWNRGAGVFNSSDNFEVVARLPAAYVIHRCTGKKINITDTTEKNGWVNIPDDTSRIAIYDLYLESDSTPLE; translated from the exons ATGaacaaaaattgtacatttattgAAACTCTCTTCCTCCCTTCTACTTCTTCGTCTTTCGAAGAAGTAGAAGAGAAGGGGGAAATCAAAGAAGAAGAACAGTTCCTCCGTGCACGAACCTCAAGGggctttttattattgtttttacacaACTGTGTTggatattcattaaataataattatctatctTGGATTTTAA aagacaaaaaaatgttttcattcaATCCCGATGTCCTCCTTGGTGAGGATGGACATGAGGAAGACGAAGAAGGATCCATTCATGACTTTGATAGAATGTTTGATGACGAAGAAGTGGACAAATATGCTACCTATGAAGAATATTTAGACTCCCTTGTAAGCGAAGAAGATCATCGATACCTTGAGGATGAGGATATGGCGCGGATCATTGCGGAGTTGGGCTATCG ATCCTCAGGTGATACACTGAGCCGGGAGGGATTCAATAAGCTCAAATATCAGCTGGAAGAGTCAAGGAATCTCATTTCTCGAAAAAAGAACAAAGCAATTGAATCGGAAATTGTGGCTCAAAATAATGAGTCCGAGTCCGGAAA tgAAAGCTCCTTTTTAAAGGCACTGAAAACCCGTGCACCCCTAATACAAACTGGGAAACTCCTCTCCATCATATTCATGCGAACCATTAAACCAAAGAAATCCAAATGTGGAAACTATGAGTATAAAATAGAGATATCTGGACATATTGACTTGGCAGAGCGACAACTATCTGAGAATTGGGTCCCTTATCTTACTGGAGAGAAAATCCTGTTACCAAAAAACAATAGTCTAACCTATTTCCATTGGAATCGAGGGGCAGGAGTATTTAACTCATCGGATAATTTTGAAGTTGTTGCACGTTTGCCTGCAGCATATGTGATTCATAGATGCACTggtaaaaagataaatataacaGATACGACAGAAAAAAATGGCTGGGTAAATATACCGGATGACACCTCTAGAATCgccatttatgatttatatctTGAGTCTGATTCGACTCCTTTGGAATAG